Proteins encoded within one genomic window of Solidesulfovibrio sp.:
- a CDS encoding putative quinol monooxygenase, which produces MADGIINVVAKFVAKPGQEAALKTALTALVAPTQKDPGYIAYDLYASAARPGEFVLVEAWQSRELLASHLDTPHLNGFKAKAPELLAEPMSVKLFAELPGF; this is translated from the coding sequence ATGGCCGACGGCATCATCAACGTGGTGGCCAAGTTCGTCGCCAAACCGGGACAGGAGGCGGCGCTAAAAACCGCCCTGACCGCCCTGGTCGCCCCGACGCAAAAAGACCCGGGCTACATCGCCTACGACCTCTACGCATCCGCGGCCCGGCCCGGGGAATTCGTCCTGGTCGAGGCCTGGCAGAGCCGGGAACTGCTCGCCAGCCACCTCGACACCCCGCACTTAAACGGCTTCAAGGCCAAGGCCCCGGAACTGCTGGCCGAACCCATGTCCGTGAAACTGTTCGCCGAGCTGCCCGGATTCTAG
- the ilvB gene encoding biosynthetic-type acetolactate synthase large subunit — protein MIQTTGARIIAQSLVRHGIEVVSGIPGGANLPLFDALAETPIRIVLARHEQGAGFISQGMARVTGRPQVCLATSGPGAMNLLTAIADAKADSVPLVCLTGQVPRGLMGTDAFQEVDVYGLTIPIAKHNMLARRAADLPRLMTEAFRIAASGRPGPVVIDVPRDVQLEAVTLDAWPEPARPDVQPMPSPADLARAAAHMAASDRPVLLCGGGAARCGAGAAVAALAEALDAPVVTTLMGLGLLPHDHPRNAGMVGMHGRPAVNHALGHCDLLVAVGARFDDRATGDAKRFCPEAAVVHIDIDPAEHHKNRRAHVALAGDAGRVVEALLPLVPARPRHDWAGHRAGIRREHAFVPPGLGDPKSPYGVLVAAADILGPEAIVTTDVGQNQMRAAQVWPCTRPGRFLTSGGLGTMGFGLPSAIGAALAEPGTPVACVTGDGGLLMNIQEMATLVELGLPVKILLMDNGVLGLVRQQQEFLMGGRHTASTFAARPDFPALAAAFGMACVDLEHCRDARGTLAAALTAPGPALVRLAVDPDAHVYPMVPPGAANSEMILEKRHA, from the coding sequence ATGATCCAGACGACCGGAGCGCGGATTATCGCCCAGAGTCTCGTGCGCCACGGCATCGAGGTGGTGTCGGGCATTCCCGGCGGGGCCAACCTGCCGCTGTTCGACGCCCTCGCCGAAACCCCCATCCGCATCGTGCTCGCCCGCCACGAACAGGGGGCGGGATTCATCAGCCAGGGCATGGCCCGGGTCACGGGCCGGCCGCAGGTCTGCCTGGCCACGTCCGGCCCGGGGGCCATGAACCTGCTGACGGCCATCGCCGACGCCAAGGCCGATTCCGTGCCCCTGGTGTGCCTTACCGGCCAGGTGCCGCGCGGGCTCATGGGCACGGACGCCTTCCAGGAGGTCGACGTCTATGGCCTGACCATCCCCATCGCCAAGCACAACATGCTGGCCCGCCGGGCGGCCGACCTGCCTCGCCTGATGACCGAGGCCTTCCGCATCGCCGCCTCGGGCCGGCCCGGGCCGGTGGTCATCGACGTGCCCCGCGACGTCCAGCTCGAGGCCGTGACCCTCGATGCCTGGCCCGAGCCGGCCCGCCCCGATGTCCAGCCCATGCCCTCGCCGGCCGATCTGGCCCGGGCGGCGGCGCACATGGCCGCAAGCGACCGGCCGGTGCTCCTGTGCGGCGGCGGCGCGGCCCGTTGCGGCGCGGGCGCGGCCGTGGCCGCCCTGGCCGAGGCCCTGGACGCCCCGGTGGTGACCACGCTGATGGGCCTGGGGCTTTTGCCCCACGACCATCCCCGCAATGCCGGCATGGTCGGCATGCACGGCCGGCCGGCCGTCAACCACGCCCTGGGCCACTGCGACCTGCTGGTGGCCGTGGGCGCGCGCTTCGACGACCGGGCAACCGGCGACGCCAAGCGCTTCTGCCCCGAGGCGGCCGTGGTCCACATCGACATCGACCCGGCCGAGCACCACAAAAATCGCCGGGCCCACGTGGCCCTGGCCGGGGACGCCGGCCGGGTGGTGGAGGCGCTTTTGCCCCTGGTGCCGGCCCGGCCGCGCCACGACTGGGCCGGCCACCGGGCCGGCATCCGCCGGGAGCACGCCTTCGTCCCGCCGGGCCTTGGCGACCCCAAAAGCCCCTACGGCGTGCTCGTGGCCGCGGCCGACATCCTCGGGCCCGAGGCCATCGTGACCACGGACGTGGGCCAGAACCAGATGCGCGCGGCGCAGGTCTGGCCCTGCACCCGGCCGGGCCGCTTCCTCACTTCCGGTGGGCTGGGCACCATGGGCTTCGGCCTGCCCTCGGCCATCGGCGCCGCCCTGGCCGAGCCCGGCACGCCGGTGGCCTGCGTCACCGGCGACGGCGGCCTGCTCATGAACATCCAGGAGATGGCCACCCTGGTGGAGTTGGGGCTGCCGGTCAAGATCCTGCTCATGGACAACGGCGTGCTGGGCCTGGTGCGCCAGCAGCAGGAATTCCTCATGGGCGGGCGGCATACCGCCTCGACGTTCGCCGCCCGGCCGGATTTTCCGGCCCTGGCCGCGGCCTTCGGCATGGCCTGCGTGGACCTGGAGCACTGCCGCGACGCCCGGGGGACCCTGGCCGCCGCCCTGACCGCCCCCGGCCCGGCCCTGGTGCGCCTGGCCGTGGACCCCGACGCCCACGTCTACCCCATGGTGCCCCCCGGCGCCGCCAACAGTGAAATGATCCTGGAGAAACGCCATGCCTAG
- a CDS encoding peroxiredoxin: protein MTASDVLPATPRLGEPAPDFEAETTQGILRLEDFQGSWLVLFSHPADFTPVCASELVAFAGVRGKLKSLGCELLGLSVDSVFSHIAWVRSLEDKFGVTIDFPLIADVTGEMARRYGMRMSAESPNEPVRMTYVIDDRQVVRAFMAYPMTTGRDVGEIVRLVTALQTTDAHGVATPAGWKPGEPVLAPPPRTQAMAAERATAVGAAGPDWYYRTKETS from the coding sequence ATGACCGCGAGCGACGTTTTGCCGGCCACGCCGCGCCTCGGCGAGCCGGCGCCGGATTTCGAGGCGGAAACCACCCAGGGCATCCTGCGCCTGGAGGATTTCCAGGGAAGCTGGCTGGTGCTTTTTTCGCACCCGGCGGACTTCACGCCCGTGTGCGCCTCGGAGCTGGTCGCCTTCGCCGGGGTCCGCGGCAAGCTCAAGTCGCTTGGCTGCGAACTGCTGGGGCTGTCCGTGGATTCGGTCTTCTCCCACATCGCCTGGGTGCGCTCCCTGGAGGACAAGTTCGGCGTGACCATCGACTTTCCCCTGATTGCCGACGTCACCGGCGAGATGGCCAGGCGCTACGGCATGCGCATGTCCGCCGAATCGCCCAACGAACCCGTTCGCATGACCTATGTCATCGACGACCGCCAGGTCGTGCGGGCCTTCATGGCCTACCCCATGACCACGGGGCGCGACGTGGGCGAAATCGTGCGCCTGGTGACGGCGCTTCAGACCACCGACGCCCACGGCGTCGCCACTCCGGCCGGCTGGAAGCCCGGCGAGCCTGTCCTGGCTCCGCCGCCGCGCACCCAGGCCATGGCCGCGGAACGGGCCACGGCCGTCGGCGCGGCCGGCCCGGACTGGTATTACCGCACAAAGGAGACGTCATGA
- a CDS encoding efflux RND transporter periplasmic adaptor subunit gives MPVVAVAATTETLPLVVRAVGNVEPVATVTVKPQVGGAITEQRVRDGAEVAKGELLFRIDPRPYELAIREAQAKLDRDKALLVKAEEDLRRYVTLKAKDVVAQGQYDETYSQAKTLEGTIRLNEASLARSRLDLEYSEVRAPIAGQVGSVLLTVGNVVKANDDRVMCVINQISPIFISFSVPERYLPAIRERAAKGELTISALPAGEEGRPPVTAELASVDNAVDAKTGSIRLKAASKNTDHRLWPGQFVRVGLNLSLLEGVVVIPTKAVMDGLNGPYVYVVAPDGLVDARRITPGPIVDDRTVVQKGLAGGEMVVVDGQVRLAPGARAEIKPSGQATAANGAARTGAVQ, from the coding sequence GTGCCCGTCGTGGCCGTGGCGGCCACGACGGAAACCTTGCCCCTGGTGGTGCGCGCCGTGGGCAACGTCGAACCCGTGGCCACGGTCACGGTCAAGCCGCAAGTCGGCGGCGCCATCACCGAGCAGCGCGTGCGCGACGGCGCCGAGGTGGCCAAGGGCGAGCTGCTCTTTCGCATCGACCCCCGCCCCTACGAGCTGGCCATCCGCGAAGCCCAGGCCAAGCTCGACCGGGACAAGGCCCTGCTCGTCAAGGCCGAGGAGGACCTCCGGCGCTACGTGACCCTCAAGGCCAAGGACGTGGTGGCCCAGGGCCAGTACGACGAGACCTATTCCCAGGCCAAGACCCTGGAGGGCACCATCCGCCTCAACGAGGCGAGCCTCGCCCGCTCCCGCCTGGACCTCGAATATTCCGAGGTCCGCGCCCCCATCGCCGGCCAGGTCGGCTCGGTGCTTCTCACCGTCGGCAACGTGGTCAAGGCCAACGACGACCGGGTCATGTGCGTCATCAACCAGATAAGCCCCATCTTCATTTCCTTTTCCGTGCCCGAGCGCTACCTGCCGGCCATCCGCGAACGCGCCGCCAAGGGCGAGCTGACCATCTCGGCCCTCCCCGCCGGCGAGGAGGGCCGGCCCCCGGTGACCGCCGAGCTGGCCTCGGTGGACAACGCCGTGGACGCCAAGACCGGCTCCATCCGCCTCAAGGCCGCGTCCAAAAACACCGACCATCGCCTGTGGCCCGGGCAGTTCGTGCGGGTGGGGCTCAACCTGTCCCTTCTTGAAGGCGTCGTGGTCATCCCCACCAAGGCCGTCATGGACGGCCTCAACGGCCCCTACGTCTACGTGGTGGCCCCCGACGGCCTGGTGGACGCCCGCCGGATCACGCCCGGCCCCATCGTCGACGACCGGACCGTGGTGCAAAAGGGGCTGGCCGGGGGCGAAATGGTGGTGGTGGACGGCCAGGTGCGCCTGGCGCCCGGGGCCAGGGCCGAGATCAAGCCGAGCGGCCAGGCCACGGCGGCCAACGGCGCGGCCCGCACGGGGGCGGTCCAATGA
- a CDS encoding zinc/iron-chelating domain-containing protein — translation MSMDRPGKARGAPAADSCARCAAVGPTCCVMTPGHEDQCFPVSEMERQRIVEQVGLSRGTFTPEANGASFLASLRRLFPGERQAVEALFPPGGRHLRLSTGPSGRCVFLRADGCGLPRPVRPYYCRLFPFWMAAGRVSAFAATTCLVHREGRTVAGMLALLDMTEAQVRDLHGRLRLAWGLPPREGMPTVTPSPARFGT, via the coding sequence ATGTCCATGGATCGGCCGGGGAAGGCCCGGGGCGCGCCCGCGGCGGACAGTTGCGCCCGGTGCGCCGCCGTCGGCCCCACCTGCTGCGTGATGACCCCCGGGCATGAGGACCAGTGCTTCCCCGTTTCCGAAATGGAGCGGCAGCGCATCGTGGAGCAGGTCGGGCTTTCGCGCGGGACGTTCACGCCCGAGGCCAACGGCGCCTCCTTCCTGGCCAGCCTGCGCCGGCTTTTCCCGGGCGAGCGCCAGGCCGTCGAGGCGCTTTTCCCGCCGGGCGGCCGCCATTTGCGCCTGTCGACCGGCCCTTCGGGGCGGTGCGTCTTCCTGCGGGCCGACGGCTGCGGCTTGCCAAGGCCGGTGCGGCCGTATTATTGCCGCCTCTTCCCGTTCTGGATGGCCGCCGGACGGGTGTCGGCCTTTGCCGCCACGACCTGCCTGGTCCACCGCGAAGGGCGCACCGTGGCCGGCATGCTCGCGCTGCTCGATATGACCGAAGCCCAGGTACGGGATCTGCATGGCCGACTGCGCCTGGCCTGGGGTCTGCCCCCCCGGGAAGGCATGCCGACGGTCACTCCCTCCCCAGCGAGATTTGGCACGTGA
- a CDS encoding HAMP domain-containing sensor histidine kinase gives MNAGVVPLFTAKRLSPDKVASQARLFASSPAAGVLDRLPLGVAVCNITRQIVYSNEKFRELTAGDAEAQTLIGQRLGEAFSCLGAGLEVGGCGTSELCRSCGMARALAESLAGGDMAQGECSLARQDGNKLDSLDFRIWIWAMAYGGEMFHAAILTDIRAEKRLLLMERIFYHDILNMVSGMRGICEIMREEKECAHNTEVELLAFAAERVNDLILSQRDFSLAEHGEYEVTPVKMGTLSLLTDVTGLMRREPSARGKELRIDPECLDAYFASDRKLVTRILVNMQKNALEAVKPGQTVTVGCDGDGGHVRFWVNNPGVVPEAARPQIFRRAFSTKGAGRGLGTYGMKLFAENYLEGEVGFTSDADAGTLFFLRLPAAVGLAGK, from the coding sequence GTGAACGCCGGAGTCGTACCCCTTTTCACGGCCAAGCGCCTGTCCCCGGACAAGGTGGCTTCTCAGGCCAGGCTTTTCGCTTCGAGTCCGGCCGCCGGCGTGCTCGACCGGTTGCCCCTGGGCGTGGCGGTGTGCAACATCACGCGCCAAATCGTCTACTCCAACGAGAAATTCCGCGAACTGACGGCCGGTGACGCCGAGGCGCAAACGCTGATCGGCCAGCGGCTGGGCGAGGCGTTCTCCTGCCTGGGGGCGGGGCTGGAGGTCGGCGGCTGCGGCACGAGCGAACTGTGCCGCTCCTGCGGCATGGCCCGGGCCCTGGCCGAGAGCCTGGCCGGGGGCGACATGGCCCAGGGGGAATGCTCCCTGGCCCGCCAGGACGGCAACAAGCTCGACAGCCTGGATTTCCGTATCTGGATCTGGGCCATGGCCTATGGCGGCGAGATGTTCCACGCCGCCATCCTGACGGACATCCGGGCCGAGAAGCGCCTGCTGCTGATGGAGCGCATCTTCTACCACGACATCCTCAACATGGTTTCGGGCATGCGCGGCATCTGCGAGATCATGCGCGAGGAAAAGGAGTGCGCCCACAACACCGAAGTGGAACTGCTCGCCTTCGCCGCCGAACGCGTCAACGACCTGATCCTGTCCCAGCGCGACTTCAGCCTGGCCGAGCACGGCGAGTACGAGGTCACGCCCGTCAAGATGGGCACGCTTTCGCTGCTCACCGACGTCACCGGGCTCATGCGCCGGGAGCCCTCGGCCCGGGGCAAGGAATTGCGCATCGACCCGGAGTGCCTGGACGCCTATTTCGCCTCGGACCGCAAGCTCGTCACCCGCATCCTGGTCAACATGCAAAAAAACGCCCTGGAGGCCGTCAAGCCCGGTCAGACCGTGACCGTGGGCTGCGACGGGGACGGCGGGCACGTGCGGTTTTGGGTCAACAACCCCGGCGTCGTGCCCGAGGCGGCCCGGCCGCAGATTTTTCGCCGAGCCTTTTCCACCAAGGGCGCCGGCCGGGGCCTGGGCACCTACGGCATGAAGCTTTTCGCCGAGAACTACCTGGAGGGCGAGGTGGGGTTTACGAGCGACGCCGACGCGGGCACCCTGTTTTTCCTGCGCCTGCCTGCCGCCGTCGGCCTGGCCGGGAAATAG
- a CDS encoding class IV adenylate cyclase, whose protein sequence is MPGGPAPGRAALPRIAAMARNVEIKARIDSVEAWLPRVRALADGAAEALAQDDTFFACANGRLKLRDFGDGRGQLIFYQRPDGPGPKESRYRIHETAHPGELRDTLAAALGVIGRVVKRRLVFRRGRTRLHLDRVDGLGDFLELEVVLGEGQTTEAGMAIAEELCSRLGIDAASRLAGAYRDLLEAAGAFPAAPPGGGDGA, encoded by the coding sequence GTGCCCGGCGGTCCGGCCCCGGGCCGGGCCGCCCTTCCCCGCATAGCCGCCATGGCCCGAAACGTCGAAATCAAGGCCCGCATCGACAGCGTCGAGGCCTGGCTGCCCCGGGTGCGCGCCCTGGCCGACGGCGCAGCCGAGGCGCTTGCCCAGGACGACACGTTTTTCGCCTGCGCCAACGGCCGGCTCAAGCTTCGCGATTTCGGCGACGGGCGCGGCCAGCTCATCTTCTACCAGCGCCCGGACGGCCCCGGACCCAAGGAAAGCCGCTACCGGATTCACGAAACAGCCCATCCCGGGGAGTTGCGCGACACCCTGGCCGCGGCCCTCGGCGTCATCGGCCGGGTCGTCAAGCGCCGGCTGGTCTTTCGGCGCGGCCGCACGCGCCTCCACCTGGACCGGGTGGACGGGCTCGGCGATTTCCTGGAACTGGAAGTGGTGCTTGGCGAGGGGCAGACGACCGAGGCGGGCATGGCCATCGCCGAGGAGCTCTGTTCCCGGCTGGGCATCGACGCGGCCTCGCGCCTGGCCGGGGCCTACCGGGACCTGCTCGAAGCGGCCGGGGCGTTCCCCGCCGCCCCGCCCGGCGGCGGGGACGGCGCCTGA
- a CDS encoding PBP1A family penicillin-binding protein: MKKLLLLFVLLAVVGAITAAAGLVGLYYWASSDLPSFRKITDYRPPLVTTIYTRENKVLGYLYSEKRFLVTLSEMPEFLPKAFLAAEDSTFYQHEGVDISAIVRAMIKNLQRGGIKQGGSTITQQIIKRLLLSSEKSYKRKIKEAILAYRLEKYLTKDEILTIYLNQIYLGSRAYGVEAAARTYFGVHVGDLTIAQAALLAGLPQAPTRYSPFRDFESAKNRQKYVLGRMLVQGWITQAQHDAAVAEPLVFKSMPDPSWEVAPFYLEEVRRELIDRFGEDQVYNGGLHVRAAVDLKHQEAAERGLREGLVASEKRRGYKPALEKLDKDHAEEFFARSNVPESLLVPGRWVKALVQEVTGQGATVRFGDKYGFIPAEEMSFAKGKVEPGDLVWASVLAVPDKGAAQKPAETPAPPAPPAKAKAAKTAQPAPAPASVKPGRPVWKLAMQLEPRIEGAIVSMDPRTGEVLACVGGFSFEKSQFNRATQSFRQPGSSFKPIVYSTAMDNGMTPATVVMDGPFSYRDPWSGQVWSPGNYEGDYGGPMTIRSALAKSKNLVTVRVAQQVGMKKIVERAQELGLRGEFVPYLPVSLGAVAVNLLDMIQAYSAFARDGSTIKPRFILDVKSPWGEEIYVNKPEVKQVLSPQTAYIMDCLLKEVVRAGTATAAKVLGRPLAGKTGTTNDFQDAWFMGFSPYLLTGCYIGFDQPKPMGKGETGGRAALPIWLTYRKAVEDDYPVEDFSRPPGIVMGTVDGVPMAFKEGTERGSMAIMDEEQEKAFFTDPNAPLGKGEDLLKQMF; this comes from the coding sequence GTGAAAAAGCTGCTCCTCCTTTTCGTCCTCCTGGCCGTCGTCGGCGCCATCACCGCCGCGGCCGGGCTGGTGGGCCTGTACTACTGGGCGTCCAGCGATTTGCCGAGCTTTCGGAAAATCACCGATTACCGCCCGCCGCTGGTGACCACCATCTACACCCGGGAAAACAAGGTCCTGGGCTACCTCTATTCCGAAAAGCGCTTTCTGGTGACGCTCTCCGAGATGCCGGAATTTTTGCCCAAGGCCTTTCTGGCCGCCGAGGACTCCACCTTCTACCAGCACGAGGGCGTGGACATCTCGGCCATTGTCCGGGCCATGATAAAAAACCTCCAGCGCGGCGGCATCAAGCAGGGCGGCTCCACCATCACCCAGCAGATCATCAAGCGCCTGCTGCTCTCCTCGGAAAAAAGCTACAAGCGCAAGATCAAGGAAGCCATCCTGGCCTACCGGCTGGAAAAGTACCTGACCAAGGACGAGATCCTCACCATCTACCTGAACCAGATCTACCTGGGCTCGCGGGCTTACGGCGTGGAGGCGGCCGCCCGCACCTATTTCGGCGTCCACGTCGGTGACCTGACCATCGCCCAGGCGGCCCTGCTGGCCGGCCTGCCGCAAGCCCCCACCCGCTACAGCCCCTTCCGGGACTTCGAATCGGCCAAGAACCGCCAGAAATACGTGCTCGGCCGCATGCTGGTCCAGGGCTGGATCACGCAAGCCCAGCATGACGCGGCCGTGGCCGAGCCGCTGGTTTTTAAAAGCATGCCCGACCCGTCCTGGGAAGTGGCCCCGTTTTACCTGGAAGAGGTGCGCCGCGAGCTCATCGACCGCTTCGGCGAGGACCAGGTCTACAACGGCGGCCTGCACGTGCGCGCCGCCGTGGACCTCAAGCACCAGGAGGCGGCCGAGCGGGGCCTGCGCGAGGGCCTGGTCGCCTCGGAGAAGCGCCGGGGCTACAAGCCCGCCCTGGAAAAGCTGGACAAGGACCATGCCGAGGAATTTTTCGCCCGCAGCAACGTGCCGGAATCGCTGCTCGTGCCCGGCCGCTGGGTCAAGGCCCTGGTCCAGGAGGTCACGGGGCAGGGGGCCACGGTGCGCTTCGGCGACAAGTACGGCTTCATCCCGGCCGAGGAGATGAGTTTCGCCAAGGGCAAGGTCGAGCCCGGGGACCTGGTCTGGGCTTCGGTCCTGGCCGTGCCGGACAAGGGCGCGGCGCAAAAGCCGGCCGAAACCCCGGCCCCGCCCGCCCCGCCGGCCAAGGCCAAGGCGGCCAAGACGGCCCAGCCCGCCCCGGCCCCGGCCTCGGTCAAGCCCGGCCGGCCGGTGTGGAAGCTGGCCATGCAGCTCGAGCCGCGCATCGAGGGGGCCATCGTGTCCATGGACCCGCGCACGGGCGAGGTGCTGGCCTGCGTGGGCGGCTTTTCCTTCGAGAAAAGCCAGTTCAACCGGGCCACCCAGTCCTTTCGCCAGCCCGGCTCCTCGTTTAAGCCCATCGTCTATTCCACGGCCATGGACAACGGCATGACCCCGGCCACGGTGGTCATGGACGGCCCCTTTTCCTACCGCGACCCCTGGAGCGGCCAGGTCTGGTCGCCGGGCAACTACGAGGGCGACTACGGCGGCCCCATGACCATCCGCTCGGCCCTGGCCAAGTCCAAAAACCTGGTCACGGTGCGGGTGGCCCAGCAGGTGGGCATGAAAAAGATCGTGGAGCGGGCCCAGGAGCTGGGGCTTCGCGGCGAGTTCGTGCCGTACCTGCCGGTGAGCCTGGGCGCGGTGGCCGTCAACCTCCTGGACATGATCCAGGCCTATTCGGCCTTCGCCCGGGACGGCTCCACCATCAAGCCCCGCTTCATCCTGGACGTGAAAAGCCCCTGGGGCGAGGAAATCTACGTCAACAAGCCCGAGGTCAAGCAGGTCCTTTCGCCCCAGACCGCCTACATCATGGACTGCCTGCTCAAGGAGGTCGTGCGGGCCGGCACGGCCACGGCGGCCAAGGTCCTGGGCCGGCCCCTGGCCGGCAAGACCGGCACCACCAACGACTTCCAGGACGCCTGGTTCATGGGCTTTTCGCCCTATCTGCTCACCGGCTGCTACATCGGCTTCGACCAGCCCAAGCCCATGGGCAAGGGCGAGACCGGCGGCCGGGCGGCCCTGCCCATTTGGCTCACCTACCGCAAGGCCGTGGAGGACGACTATCCGGTGGAGGACTTCTCGCGTCCGCCCGGCATCGTCATGGGCACGGTGGACGGCGTGCCCATGGCCTTCAAGGAAGGCACCGAGCGCGGCTCCATGGCCATCATGGACGAGGAGCAGGAGAAGGCCTTTTTCACCGATCCCAACGCCCCCCTGGGCAAGGGCGAGGACCTGCTCAAGCAGATGTTCTAG
- a CDS encoding CerR family C-terminal domain-containing protein, giving the protein MTGNGREDETRVRLLDAAGEIFSCKGYQAATVREITKVAKANLAAIHYHFGSKDRLYQAVLEHAHREACRRFPPDMGLPPGADAKARLYAYVRALLLRLRDKSRHAWLNRLMAREMAEPSPNLSLVVERCLAPSSAVLRDIVAELLGPGAEPLAVARHAQSVVGQCRHFVLDGPVLERLYPDCDPRQGGVEEIARHIVRFSLAAFGCPGARDFVPPILEPVCGDAL; this is encoded by the coding sequence ATGACTGGCAACGGTCGCGAGGACGAAACCCGGGTGCGGCTGCTCGATGCCGCCGGCGAAATCTTCTCCTGCAAGGGCTACCAGGCCGCCACCGTCCGCGAGATAACCAAGGTGGCCAAGGCCAACCTGGCCGCCATCCACTACCATTTCGGCAGCAAGGACCGCCTGTACCAGGCCGTCCTCGAACACGCCCACCGCGAAGCCTGCCGCCGCTTTCCGCCGGACATGGGCCTGCCTCCCGGGGCCGACGCCAAGGCGCGCCTGTACGCCTACGTGCGCGCCCTGCTCCTGCGCCTTCGGGACAAAAGCCGCCACGCCTGGCTCAACCGGCTCATGGCCCGGGAAATGGCCGAGCCCTCGCCCAACCTGAGCCTGGTGGTGGAACGTTGCCTGGCCCCGTCCAGCGCCGTGCTGCGCGACATCGTGGCCGAGCTGCTGGGCCCCGGCGCCGAGCCCCTGGCCGTGGCCCGGCACGCCCAGAGCGTCGTCGGCCAGTGCCGGCATTTCGTCCTGGACGGGCCCGTGCTGGAGCGGCTCTATCCGGACTGCGACCCCCGCCAGGGAGGGGTGGAGGAAATCGCCCGGCACATCGTCCGTTTTTCCCTGGCCGCCTTCGGTTGCCCCGGGGCCCGGGACTTCGTTCCCCCAATCCTCGAACCCGTTTGTGGAGACGCCTTGTGA